One Anolis carolinensis isolate JA03-04 chromosome 4, rAnoCar3.1.pri, whole genome shotgun sequence DNA window includes the following coding sequences:
- the LOC134298506 gene encoding uncharacterized protein LOC134298506, producing MVTLEIGDQQLDFLVDTGAEKSVVNTKISPPTRETTKVIGVSGKTQKCPFLKERTCNLAGHQVKHKMLYLPDCPVPLLGRDILSKLQAQLQFMKNGQVELSFPMEEEWRLFQVRIFTEEIQWPWHETPLVWAEDNPPGLAKYVPPVVVEVKRGMGPICKPQYPVSREAVQGIRKHLERLLQHGILVPCSSPWNTPLLPVKKPGGQGEYRPVQDLRAVNQVTVPLTPVVPNPYIMMSLVPAFAKWFTVLDLKDAFFCIRLAPVSQPIFAFQWESQQSGQRTQYVWTRLPQGFRDSPTIFGQALAKDLQDFVIPKEEGIWLQYADDLLIACRTLGGCKEHTLRLLKTLEEKGYKVSKKKAQLCCPTVKYLGFHLTEGKKMLGAERKEVVCAIPTPSTRRQVREFLGSAGYCRQWIPNYAVLAKPLYQATRGGREDPFEWTEECQQAFKALKEALMSSPALGLPDLEKPFTLFAAEREGTAVGVLTQPLGSWQRPIAYLSKQLDTVARGLPPCLRAVAASVDLIKEANKLTLGQPLTVKVPHSVKALLDIKGPRWLTSERLMKYEGLLCDNPLVTLETCSTLNPATLLPTPGDTTIHQCAQVMDEVFSSRPDLKDVPLTKVDDTLFTDGSSFMENNQRHSGYAVVRWGGETLEAESLPPGTSAQKAELIALTRALELSSGKRVNVYTDSKYAFTTLHAHGALYKERGLLTSGGKCVKHAGEIVDLLEAVWKPRQVAVMHCKGHQRGDDPVVQGNRQADLAAKEAARLPYIEHQVMALQVELTEHNITYTPEEEEWALKEKGQWSGELIVMPDARVYVPKDLAWHLVQHMHQNTHLGKMALANLLGRQLYIDGLHSLTAAAAQRCWTCIKNNPREGPLKPPGVQHVGGVPFEALVTDFTEMPPYKGYKYLLVFVDTYTGWVEAYPTRTEKAVEVSRALMKDVIPRFGIPLEIGSDNGPAYIQQAVQGLCRILGIKWKLHCAYRPQSSGKVERMNRTLKAQLGKLCQETGLPWTVVLPMALLGIRCTPHKRTGLSPFERLYGRPPLNLKGALETGAEQHLIGEKQTLAQVQALGRQMQQLEKYISELNPPFPTTPLHCFSPGDEVLVKDWKIEPLGPKWRGPYVVLLSTPTAVKVKEIKPWIHYTRVKLAPEEWRTERVPGEDLRLRIIRQLPKGSTRP from the coding sequence atggtcacacttgaaatcggggaccaacaattggactttttagtggacacaggtgccgaaaaatcagtagtaaatacaaaaattagtccaccaactcgggaaactacgaaagtaataggggtgtctgggaagacccagaagtgccccttccttaaggaacgcacctgcaatctggccggacatcaggtcaagcataagatgttatatctcccagactgcccagtccctttattgggaagggacattttatcaaaattacaagcacaactccagttcatgaagaatggacaagtggagctatcatttcccatggaagaggaatggagactgtttcaagttaggatttttactgaagaaatacaatggccatggcatgagactcctttagtgtgggcagaagataatcctccaggattagctaaatatgttccaccggtggtggtggaagtgaaaagaggaatgggacccatatgtaagccacagtatcccgtcagtcgagaggcagtgcaggggatcagaaagcatctagagcgacttctgcagcatgggatattggtaccatgcagttccccatggaacacgcccctgctcccagtcaagaaaccaggaggacaaggagaatatcgcccagttcaagatttgcgggctgtaaatcaagtcaccgttcccctaaccccggtagtgccaaatccatacatcatgatgagtctagtaccagcatttgccaaatggtttactgtattggatttaaaggatgcattcttttgcattcgattggcccctgtatcccaaccgatctttgctttccagtgggaatctcagcagtcagggcaaaggacccagtatgtttggacacgccttcctcaggggttccgggacagcccgaccatttttggtcaagccctggccaaagacttacaggattttgtaatacctaaagaagagggaatttggcttcaatatgcagatgacctgcttatcgcttgccggacactagggggctgtaaagagcatactttgagattactcaagacattggaagaaaagggttacaaagtgtcaaagaaaaaggcccagttgtgctgtcccacggtgaaatatttggggttccatctgaccgaaggaaagaagatgttaggagctgaaagaaaggaagttgtttgtgccatccccactcccagcacccggcgacaggtgcgggaatttttgggatcagcaggatattgtagacagtggatccccaactacgccgtgttggctaagccactgtaccaggctacgagaggtggaagagaagatccatttgagtggacagaagaatgtcaacaggcatttaaggcattaaaagaagcattgatgtcatctccagcattaggactgcccgatttggaaaaaccattcactctgttcgctgcagagcgggaaggaacagcggttggagtattgacccaaccactaggttcatggcaaaggccgattgcctacttgtcaaagcaattggacacagtggctcgtggattgccaccttgcctgagggctgtggcagcatcagtagatttaatcaaagaagcgaataaattgaccctaggacagccactgacagttaaggtgccccatagcgttaaggcactgttagacattaagggaccgcgctggctcacaagtgagaggttaatgaaatatgagggattgttgtgtgacaacccactggtgaccctggagacttgctccactctgaatccggccaccttgctcccgactccaggagacaccacgatccatcagtgtgcccaggtgatggatgaggtattctccagtcgaccggatttgaaggatgtgccactaactaaggtggacgacactctgttcacagatggaagctcctttatggaaaataatcaaagacactcaggttatgcggttgttcggtgggggggagagacgctggaagcagagtcactgcccccggggacttctgcccagaaggccgaattgattgccctgacccgagcgttggaattgtcaagcggaaagcgggttaacgtctacacagactcaaaatatgccttcaccaccctccacgcacacggagcactgtacaaggagcgcgggctcctcacgtctggaggaaagtgcgtaaaacatgctggagagattgtggatctcctggaggcggtttggaagccaaggcaggtggctgtgatgcattgtaaagggcaccaacgtggagacgatcccgtagtgcaaggaaataggcaggctgatctggcagccaaagaggcagctaggctgccctatattgaacatcaggtaatggccctacaggtagaattaactgaacataacattacatatacaccagaggaagaagaatgggccttaaaggagaagggtcagtggtcaggagaactcatagtgatgccagacgcccgtgtctacgtccctaaggacttggcatggcacttagtccaacacatgcaccaaaacacacatttaggaaaaatggcattggcaaatctgctaggacgacagttgtatatcgatggattacatagcctaacggcagcagcagcccaaagatgctggacatgtatcaaaaataaccccagagaaggacccctcaagccaccaggagtccaacatgtgggtggggtaccctttgaagctttagtcactgactttacagaaatgcccccatacaaaggatacaaatatttactggtgttcgtggacacatacacaggatgggtggaggcttaccctacaaggactgagaaggctgtagaggtgtcaagagctctaatgaaagatgttattcccagatttggcatacccttagaaattggatcagataatggccccgcatatattcaacaggctgtgcaaggattatgtagaattttgggcataaaatggaagttacattgtgcatatagaccccaatcttctggaaaagtggaaagaatgaataggacattaaaggctcagcttgggaaactttgccaagagacaggattgccgtggacggtggttttgcccatggcattattaggaatcagatgtacaccacacaaacggacaggactctccccttttgaaagactctatggacgaccccctttgaacttgaagggagccttagagacaggagctgagcagcacctcataggagagaaacagacattggcccaggttcaggctttgggcagacaaatgcagcagttagaaaaatacatttctgaattgaacccaccattccctaccacacctctacattgtttttcaccaggtgacgaggttctggtcaaggattggaagattgagccattgggacccaagtggcgaggaccctatgttgtgctcctgtctacccccactgcagtgaaggtgaaggagattaagccgtggatacattacacccgtgtaaagctagcacctgaggagtggcggacggagcgagttcctggtgaggacctgagactcaggatcatccggcaactccctaaggggtcaacaaggccatga